A window of the Yersinia rochesterensis genome harbors these coding sequences:
- a CDS encoding ABC transporter substrate-binding protein produces MMKLRLPGWLFLGVTMALPAAQAAADRTLRVVMLGSQSETLDYGRAQTYYPWVVSGNVCDVLVADRQGRPDYQLSRAITPNQDATRWTVSLRSGVRFSDGSPLTADDVLASLRFLAASPGFAGFFSDVDMQASRVVNAEELELVLTRPRADLVTTVLTAASMVWKQGRGDAVIPVCSGPYQVASFNAQNGALLSRNPYAWQPAAWFDRIEIRPLADATARVNALLSGAADYAFDIPVSSARSVDGRQGWQIIRSGVANASGYYFAMNTRVKPFDDVEVRQALKTLVNRQQLLAVVLGGYGYLGNDVFGQGLSGFDSQLPQRRTDAAEAQALLRKKGITQLTLLTADLTPGLNDAAELLRQQLADVGITLRVETVAAADYLGDMSRLHQAQMLSMYALNRPFLAAIPMLFGNDNPYNYGGWYPDDFAAGVEQARKTLDPQRQQQQLDRLQQQLWQQGPYLLWGYRDGLSAAVTALQGVELNQGIPLFRRARMAAGQ; encoded by the coding sequence ATGATGAAATTACGCCTGCCAGGGTGGCTGTTCCTGGGTGTGACAATGGCTCTGCCCGCCGCGCAGGCCGCCGCTGACCGGACTCTCCGGGTGGTGATGTTGGGCAGCCAGAGCGAAACGCTCGATTACGGGCGCGCGCAAACCTATTACCCCTGGGTGGTGAGCGGTAACGTCTGCGATGTGCTGGTGGCGGATAGGCAGGGCCGTCCAGACTATCAGCTGAGTCGTGCCATTACCCCCAATCAGGATGCCACGCGCTGGACTGTCTCACTGCGTTCCGGGGTGCGCTTTTCCGATGGATCGCCGCTCACCGCTGATGATGTGCTGGCGAGCCTGCGCTTCTTGGCCGCCTCTCCCGGCTTTGCCGGATTCTTCAGCGATGTCGATATGCAGGCCAGCCGCGTGGTGAATGCCGAAGAGCTGGAGCTGGTTCTTACCCGTCCGCGTGCCGATCTGGTCACCACCGTGCTGACCGCCGCCAGCATGGTATGGAAGCAGGGGCGTGGCGATGCGGTGATCCCGGTATGCAGCGGCCCGTATCAGGTCGCCTCCTTCAACGCGCAGAACGGGGCGCTGCTCAGCCGTAACCCTTACGCATGGCAGCCTGCGGCGTGGTTTGATCGCATTGAAATTCGCCCGCTGGCCGATGCCACGGCGCGGGTAAACGCCCTGCTGAGCGGTGCGGCAGACTATGCCTTTGATATTCCGGTTAGCAGCGCCCGCAGCGTGGACGGACGTCAGGGCTGGCAAATCATCCGCAGCGGCGTGGCGAATGCCAGCGGTTATTACTTTGCCATGAATACCAGGGTCAAACCGTTTGACGACGTTGAGGTCCGGCAGGCGCTGAAAACGCTGGTCAACCGTCAGCAGCTGCTTGCTGTGGTTCTCGGCGGCTATGGCTATCTCGGGAATGACGTGTTCGGCCAGGGGCTCAGCGGTTTTGACAGCCAGCTCCCTCAGCGCCGGACCGATGCTGCCGAGGCGCAGGCGCTGCTGCGCAAAAAAGGGATCACGCAGCTGACCTTGCTGACCGCCGATCTGACTCCGGGGCTGAACGACGCGGCGGAACTATTACGCCAGCAACTGGCCGACGTGGGCATTACCCTCAGGGTTGAGACGGTGGCCGCGGCCGATTATCTGGGGGATATGTCGCGTCTGCATCAGGCGCAGATGCTTTCGATGTACGCGTTAAATCGCCCCTTCCTGGCGGCGATCCCGATGCTGTTCGGTAATGACAACCCCTATAACTATGGCGGGTGGTATCCGGACGATTTTGCGGCAGGGGTAGAGCAGGCGCGTAAAACGCTCGATCCGCAGCGCCAACAACAGCAGCTTGACCGGTTACAACAACAGCTGTGGCAACAGGGGCCGTATTTGCTCTGGGGGTATCGCGATGGGCTTTCGGCGGCGGTGACGGCCTTGCAGGGCGTTGAACTCAACCAGGGGATCCCGCTGTTCCGCCGCGCCCGAATGGCGGCCGGCCAATGA
- a CDS encoding ABC transporter permease, which produces MMAKFVLWRLLSALLLLWLASMLIFFTLALAPGDAAVQALGERATPQALQTLRHQFGLDRPVTVRYWQWLSDILRGDPGISITSQQPVADIIAPAARRSGLLALLAACGMLLLGGTGGVLAAMYCDRWQDRLLSFIAMSGLSTPEFIVATLMILLLAVGAGWFPAVSLLPASGNISDQWSILVLPALTLALIGGCYLLRMIRASLIRLTAAPNILSARLNGVRGLTLVARHLLPQAAGPLAQLFAASLPYLIGGAVVVERVFGFPGLGELLLTALNTRDAILLQGVAMLLALITALCWFTADILAVWLDPWRRRS; this is translated from the coding sequence ATGATGGCCAAATTTGTTCTCTGGCGTCTGCTCAGCGCTCTGCTGCTGCTGTGGCTGGCGAGCATGTTGATCTTCTTCACCCTGGCGCTGGCTCCCGGAGATGCCGCAGTGCAGGCACTGGGTGAACGCGCCACCCCGCAGGCGTTGCAGACGCTGCGGCATCAGTTCGGTCTCGATCGGCCCGTCACCGTAAGGTACTGGCAGTGGCTTAGCGATATTCTGCGCGGCGATCCCGGCATCTCTATCACCAGCCAACAGCCGGTAGCCGATATTATCGCTCCCGCCGCCCGACGGAGCGGGCTGCTGGCGCTGCTGGCCGCCTGCGGGATGCTGCTGCTGGGAGGCACCGGCGGCGTACTGGCGGCAATGTATTGTGATCGCTGGCAGGACCGGCTGCTCTCATTTATCGCAATGAGCGGATTAAGCACCCCGGAATTTATTGTTGCAACGCTGATGATCCTGCTGTTGGCGGTTGGGGCGGGGTGGTTCCCGGCGGTCTCCCTGCTGCCGGCTTCCGGCAATATCAGCGACCAGTGGTCGATTCTGGTTCTCCCCGCGCTGACTCTGGCACTGATCGGCGGCTGTTATTTGCTGCGTATGATACGCGCCTCGCTGATAAGGCTAACGGCCGCGCCCAATATCCTCAGCGCCCGCCTTAACGGCGTGCGCGGGCTGACGCTGGTGGCCCGCCATTTGCTGCCGCAGGCCGCGGGGCCGCTGGCCCAATTGTTTGCCGCCAGTTTACCCTACCTGATTGGCGGCGCCGTGGTGGTGGAACGCGTATTTGGTTTTCCCGGCCTCGGCGAGCTGCTGCTGACGGCGCTGAATACCCGCGATGCTATTTTGCTTCAGGGAGTAGCGATGCTGCTGGCGCTGATTACCGCCCTGTGTTGGTTCACGGCGGATATCCTGGCGGTCTGGCTCGATCCCTGGCGGAGGCGCTCGTGA
- a CDS encoding ABC transporter permease, with translation MRIVALLMIALIICGPWLAPYNPQRSLGLAWQLPDKTLWLGSDGLGRDVLSRLLSGGHNILLFPLLCALCSSFLGSLCALLLVALPDRGRRLVVLLDPLLYMPPLLVLIGVIYAFGNGQVALLIGMTLLNIPFTLRYVRSLADLVLDTGYVEVARAAGDTLPLLLWREVMPVIVPGILADGTTRYVAAIYLLASASFLGIATPGGIDWASMVRDGLPGLMLNPWAALLPALGIALVVVAISLQTDRWSRS, from the coding sequence GTGAGAATCGTCGCTTTATTGATGATTGCCCTGATTATCTGTGGCCCGTGGCTGGCCCCCTATAACCCACAGCGTAGCCTCGGTCTGGCCTGGCAACTGCCGGATAAAACGCTGTGGCTGGGCAGCGATGGCCTGGGACGGGATGTTTTGAGCCGTCTGCTGAGCGGTGGTCACAATATTCTGCTGTTCCCTCTGTTGTGCGCACTGTGTTCCTCATTTTTAGGCAGCCTGTGCGCGCTGCTGCTGGTGGCTTTGCCCGATCGCGGGAGAAGGCTGGTGGTGTTACTGGACCCGCTGCTGTACATGCCCCCGCTGCTGGTACTGATCGGGGTCATCTATGCCTTTGGCAACGGGCAGGTCGCGCTGTTGATCGGGATGACGTTACTCAATATCCCTTTTACCCTGCGCTACGTACGTTCGCTGGCGGATCTCGTCCTCGATACCGGTTACGTTGAGGTCGCGCGTGCGGCAGGCGATACGCTGCCGTTACTGCTGTGGCGCGAAGTCATGCCGGTGATTGTGCCCGGTATCCTGGCCGATGGGACAACCCGTTATGTCGCGGCGATTTACCTGCTCGCCTCGGCCAGTTTTCTCGGTATCGCCACTCCCGGCGGGATCGACTGGGCGTCAATGGTGCGCGACGGATTACCCGGACTGATGCTAAACCCATGGGCGGCGCTGCTACCTGCGCTTGGTATCGCGCTGGTGGTGGTGGCCATCAGTTTGCAGACTGACCGCTGGAGCAGGAGCTGA
- a CDS encoding ABC transporter ATP-binding protein → MRWVVQVYGLTIRNPQGDALLQDINFELAAGGSLALIGGSGAGKSTLGRALLGDLTSGQRHAGGRIICCGCEVLQATPRQLRQLRFRHTAWLGQDPAQELTPGMSVRRQLNEFHHGDASAIREMLASLGLPQDDAFLQRFPHQLSGGQRRRVALARVLLKRPLLLILDEPFAGLDRRHREQMMAELRQLQRQYRFALLLIGHQLNAVAEIAQRMLVLHNGQQLEYGDTRQLFATPKSPLLQAWLSPVTFSRPVATEGEPLLRVAHWHSGDSRRTAMPALSFALHPGQCLAVTGPSGIGKSTLARSLAGLNPPHQGAITLDDRPLASDVRRRSREQQRAIALVPQDPAHSLHPLRSVGRQLQQALDRYRLSHPGSVAALLHQVGLPGDYARRLPRELSGGEQQRVALARALAGQPSVLICDEVTSALDVLSARTILQLLSQLLAQGMAVLFITHDLPAARQICTAGLHLSGGDADPGAVFDKEICDDFNMRD, encoded by the coding sequence ATGCGCTGGGTGGTGCAGGTATACGGCCTGACGATCCGCAACCCGCAGGGCGATGCGCTGTTGCAGGACATTAACTTTGAGCTGGCCGCGGGTGGTTCGCTGGCGCTGATTGGCGGCAGCGGGGCGGGGAAAAGCACTCTTGGGCGGGCGCTGCTGGGTGACCTGACCTCCGGGCAGCGGCACGCCGGCGGGCGGATTATCTGCTGCGGATGCGAGGTATTGCAGGCGACGCCTCGCCAGCTCCGGCAGCTCAGATTCAGGCATACTGCCTGGCTTGGCCAGGACCCGGCACAGGAGCTGACGCCGGGTATGTCGGTGCGGCGTCAGCTGAATGAATTTCATCATGGTGATGCCAGCGCCATTCGCGAGATGCTGGCTTCGCTCGGATTACCGCAGGATGACGCTTTCCTGCAGCGTTTCCCTCACCAGCTTTCCGGCGGGCAGCGCCGGCGGGTCGCACTGGCTCGGGTGTTATTGAAGCGCCCGCTGCTCCTCATTCTCGATGAGCCCTTCGCCGGATTAGATCGGCGACATCGTGAGCAGATGATGGCGGAACTGCGTCAGCTACAGCGGCAATATCGCTTTGCCCTCTTGCTGATCGGTCACCAGCTCAACGCCGTGGCGGAGATAGCGCAACGGATGCTGGTACTGCATAACGGGCAGCAGCTGGAATATGGTGACACCCGGCAGCTTTTTGCCACCCCCAAAAGTCCGCTGCTGCAAGCGTGGTTGTCTCCTGTGACCTTCTCGCGACCGGTAGCCACTGAGGGTGAGCCGCTGCTGCGGGTTGCGCACTGGCATTCAGGGGATTCGCGACGGACCGCGATGCCGGCGCTGAGTTTCGCGCTGCATCCGGGGCAGTGCCTTGCGGTCACCGGGCCATCCGGAATTGGCAAAAGCACCCTCGCGCGCTCGCTTGCGGGGCTAAATCCCCCCCATCAGGGCGCTATCACCCTTGACGATCGGCCGCTGGCAAGCGATGTGCGCCGGCGCTCCCGCGAACAGCAGCGCGCCATCGCGCTGGTGCCTCAGGACCCAGCTCATTCGCTGCACCCGCTGCGCAGCGTTGGGCGGCAGCTGCAGCAGGCGCTCGATCGGTACCGATTATCCCACCCAGGCAGTGTGGCCGCGCTGCTGCACCAGGTCGGACTGCCCGGCGATTACGCCCGCCGCCTGCCGCGAGAGCTCTCCGGCGGCGAACAGCAGCGCGTGGCGCTGGCGCGGGCGCTGGCGGGTCAGCCCAGCGTGCTTATCTGCGATGAAGTGACCTCGGCGCTGGATGTGCTCAGCGCCCGCACGATTCTGCAACTGCTGAGTCAGCTACTGGCGCAGGGCATGGCAGTGCTTTTTATTACCCATGATTTACCGGCAGCCAGACAGATTTGCACCGCAGGTCTGCATCTCAGCGGCGGTGACGCTGATCCAGGCGCGGTGTTTGACAAGGAGATTTGTGATGACTTCAACATGCGAGACTGA
- a CDS encoding ABC transporter ATP-binding protein → MTSTCETEPQQAGLLRPVRGWIALAVVLQVGSSALVLAPLIGLTELARVLMSAQADRAALAWHIVKISAFCLGGGLALRGLADLTTHLADNAFSLWLRRQLARRMAHAPLSWFSANSSGRIKQGMQDDVTAIHHLVAHSYLNLANAAATLLCVYGYLLFIDWRMTLISLIPLPFFFLLYRRIMRASQAKMAEYGQQLEQVNRSVVEFVQGIPVVKTFGQHGVAHQAYRRAVDSFRDFFLDWVRPLIKPESLSGVIIAPITLLLLVLVGGVTFIHLGWMEVWQLLPFAVLGLGISVPIGTLSSSAQSLQMAKGAFTRLAGLLAIPQQKEPERVMLNAGSQVRFERVSFSYGPDRQILHDVSLTLEPGTVTALVGASGAGKSTLAKLLLRFAEPDAGRIMLGGVDLANIAADHLYRQIGCVFQEVRLLRLSIRDNIALGHPQATDRQVIAAAQAANIHQRILQLPRGYESVYGEDARLSGGEAQRLSIARALLKEPQLLVLDEATAQADAESEAAIQDTLSRLISQQGNRSLLVVAHRLATVVNADNIVVLAQGRIVEQGTHSQLLANNGEYARLWQAQFSPSKEEVCC, encoded by the coding sequence ATGACTTCAACATGCGAGACTGAACCTCAGCAGGCCGGGCTACTACGACCGGTTCGCGGCTGGATTGCGCTGGCGGTAGTGCTTCAGGTAGGTTCATCGGCGCTGGTGCTGGCCCCGCTGATTGGTTTGACTGAACTGGCGCGGGTGTTGATGAGCGCGCAGGCAGATCGCGCGGCCCTCGCCTGGCATATCGTGAAAATATCCGCTTTCTGCCTGGGCGGAGGATTGGCGTTGCGCGGCCTGGCCGATCTCACGACGCATCTCGCTGACAACGCGTTCTCCCTGTGGCTGCGCCGCCAGCTAGCGCGTCGTATGGCGCACGCGCCGCTCAGCTGGTTCAGCGCCAACAGCAGCGGCAGAATTAAGCAGGGTATGCAGGATGACGTGACCGCCATTCATCATCTGGTAGCGCACTCCTATCTGAACCTGGCAAACGCCGCCGCCACCCTGCTGTGCGTCTACGGCTACCTGCTGTTCATCGATTGGCGGATGACGCTGATCTCCTTGATTCCGCTACCGTTCTTTTTTCTGCTCTATCGCCGGATTATGCGTGCCAGCCAGGCCAAAATGGCGGAGTACGGCCAGCAGCTGGAGCAGGTCAATCGCTCGGTGGTGGAGTTTGTCCAAGGCATACCGGTGGTGAAAACCTTCGGCCAGCATGGCGTTGCTCATCAGGCGTACCGTCGGGCGGTAGACAGCTTTCGCGATTTCTTCCTCGACTGGGTACGCCCGCTGATCAAGCCGGAAAGCCTCTCTGGGGTGATCATCGCGCCGATCACCTTGTTGCTGCTGGTGCTGGTTGGCGGCGTCACCTTTATTCATCTCGGCTGGATGGAGGTCTGGCAACTCCTGCCGTTTGCGGTACTGGGGCTGGGGATCTCGGTGCCCATTGGCACGTTAAGCAGCAGCGCACAGTCGCTACAGATGGCGAAGGGGGCTTTTACTCGCCTGGCCGGGCTACTGGCGATCCCTCAACAAAAGGAGCCGGAGCGGGTGATGCTCAATGCGGGCAGCCAGGTGCGCTTTGAGCGCGTCAGCTTTAGCTACGGGCCCGATCGCCAGATTCTGCATGACGTATCGCTGACGCTGGAGCCCGGTACGGTAACGGCGCTGGTTGGCGCATCCGGGGCGGGCAAATCAACGCTGGCGAAGCTACTTCTGCGCTTTGCCGAACCCGACGCCGGCCGGATTATGCTAGGGGGCGTCGATCTGGCGAATATCGCGGCCGACCACCTCTATCGCCAGATTGGCTGCGTCTTTCAGGAGGTGCGGCTGCTGCGGCTCAGCATCAGAGACAACATTGCCCTTGGCCATCCGCAGGCCACCGATCGGCAAGTGATTGCCGCGGCGCAGGCGGCCAATATCCATCAACGCATTCTGCAACTGCCGCGCGGCTATGAGTCGGTTTATGGTGAAGATGCCCGCCTGTCGGGCGGGGAAGCGCAGCGCCTGAGTATTGCCAGAGCGCTGCTCAAGGAGCCGCAGCTGCTGGTGCTGGATGAAGCGACGGCGCAGGCTGACGCCGAGTCGGAGGCCGCCATACAGGACACGCTCTCCCGGCTCATTTCTCAACAGGGTAATCGCTCGCTGCTGGTGGTGGCTCACCGCCTCGCGACGGTGGTTAACGCCGATAATATCGTGGTGCTGGCGCAGGGACGTATTGTGGAACAGGGAACGCATAGCCAGCTGCTGGCTAACAACGGCGAATACGCGCGTCTGTGGCAGGCCCAGTTCTCACCATCAAAGGAGGAGGTATGCTGCTGA
- a CDS encoding ABC transporter ATP-binding protein, giving the protein MLLTRLSSLLGKDNARVLRRYLILMALFCLVQGIAFAMVVPIVQALLQDDITRATWWLLPLTLATLLAWYLNYVASLGGFRVAIALLNILRHRIGDHVVTLPLGWFSPANTGQLGVLLSQGVMEILGLPAHQLSPLMRATLTPLVVVAITFYFDWRIALIALVIFPLVALVYWWAGRLGRAADEAVHLATAEASERMLEFAQNQMVLRTHGCGEQGHANFDAALVAQNRASKRQLWLVLPPLLANSWLAQLSFLTLMASVTWLGLADNDPQQLVTVQALLVLINRVIDPLTEVAAYGSGIRMASAQMDAVERVLAEQPLPQADDPQPYGGEASIQLHNVTFGYQPERPILKNVSLTLPANTTTALVGLSGAGKTTLMRLIARFFDPDSGSITLGGTDLRQLSSREHMSLIAPVFQDNYLFSGTLQENVLIGNPHADAQEIAQVVRLARLDELLQRLPDGWQSQVGEGGGLLSGGERQRVAIARALLKNAPILLLDEATGALDAENQSAIAAGLRSLHHRCTLLVIAHQLSTIQNADQILVLDRQHIIEQGNHQQLLAAGGRYADFWQARNRAEGWRLQ; this is encoded by the coding sequence ATGCTGCTGACCCGTCTCTCGTCGCTGCTGGGCAAAGATAACGCCAGGGTTCTGCGACGTTACCTGATTCTGATGGCGCTTTTCTGCCTCGTGCAGGGCATCGCTTTTGCGATGGTTGTGCCGATCGTCCAGGCGCTATTGCAGGATGATATCACCCGGGCGACGTGGTGGTTATTGCCGCTCACGCTGGCTACGTTGCTCGCCTGGTATCTTAACTACGTTGCCTCGTTGGGCGGCTTCAGGGTGGCCATAGCGCTACTGAATATCCTACGTCACCGCATTGGCGACCACGTGGTGACTCTGCCGCTGGGCTGGTTCAGCCCCGCCAATACCGGCCAGCTTGGCGTGCTGCTCAGTCAGGGGGTGATGGAAATCCTCGGGCTGCCCGCCCATCAGTTAAGCCCGCTCATGCGCGCCACCTTGACGCCGCTGGTGGTGGTGGCGATTACCTTTTACTTCGACTGGCGTATCGCGCTGATCGCGCTGGTGATTTTTCCGCTGGTGGCGCTGGTTTATTGGTGGGCGGGCAGGCTGGGCCGCGCCGCAGACGAAGCCGTTCACCTTGCCACGGCGGAAGCCAGCGAACGTATGCTTGAGTTTGCGCAGAACCAAATGGTGCTGCGCACTCACGGCTGCGGCGAGCAGGGACATGCCAATTTTGATGCCGCCCTGGTGGCACAAAATCGGGCCAGTAAACGCCAGCTGTGGCTGGTGCTGCCGCCGTTACTGGCGAACTCATGGCTGGCGCAGCTCAGCTTCCTGACGTTGATGGCCAGCGTCACCTGGCTGGGGCTGGCCGATAACGATCCGCAGCAGCTGGTCACGGTGCAGGCGCTGCTGGTGCTGATTAACCGGGTGATTGATCCCCTTACCGAAGTAGCGGCCTACGGATCCGGGATCCGTATGGCTTCTGCCCAAATGGATGCGGTGGAACGGGTACTGGCCGAGCAACCCTTGCCGCAGGCCGACGATCCGCAGCCATACGGCGGCGAGGCCAGCATTCAGCTGCATAACGTGACCTTTGGCTATCAACCCGAGCGGCCGATCCTGAAAAATGTGTCGCTTACGCTGCCCGCCAACACCACCACGGCGCTGGTGGGCCTCTCTGGCGCCGGTAAAACCACCCTTATGCGTTTGATCGCGCGTTTCTTCGATCCCGACAGCGGCAGCATTACGCTGGGAGGCACCGATCTGCGCCAGTTAAGCAGTCGCGAGCACATGTCGCTGATCGCGCCAGTCTTTCAGGACAATTATCTGTTCAGCGGCACCCTGCAGGAAAACGTATTGATTGGCAATCCGCACGCCGATGCGCAGGAAATTGCGCAGGTGGTCAGGCTGGCGCGGCTGGACGAGCTGCTGCAGCGTCTGCCGGATGGCTGGCAAAGCCAGGTGGGCGAGGGCGGCGGCCTGCTTTCCGGCGGTGAACGCCAGCGCGTCGCCATCGCGCGCGCATTGTTGAAAAACGCGCCGATATTGCTGCTGGATGAGGCCACCGGCGCTCTTGACGCGGAGAATCAGTCCGCGATCGCCGCCGGATTACGGTCTCTGCACCATCGCTGTACGCTGCTGGTCATTGCCCATCAGCTCTCGACCATCCAAAACGCTGACCAGATTCTGGTGCTGGATC